A DNA window from Amycolatopsis sp. DSM 110486 contains the following coding sequences:
- a CDS encoding SagB family peptide dehydrogenase: protein MTTLERTAEHTVTFRRDVSVLTKDDQVLLGLADRAGYRLRGVSAPMLAALEQVRAGLHTEDELAAEHPQSPVATVLTKVEPFLATGFRLRGERVAVLERTGVTGLRPELPELAGAWLRLGKFSLLRRRGGELVVESPLSKYRAVLLDAALAGAVAALAVAQPSSEVDTEWWPVVAALAGAGFLDVGADGEFPVDSDDVLRQWDVHDLYFHSRSRIGRTDEAFGGRFPYVGEIEPLPAVAPAPDGPRTELFRPSFDAVRAADQGLQETIEARQSIRAYGEEPITAEQLGEFLYRTARVRGTYGPRPEARMPYEGSSRPYPCGGAGYELELYVTVRRCKGLEPGIYHYDAGDHVLRLINTEAEARDELLRVATLSTGGQAVPDVLVTMTSRFQRLAWKYQSIAYAVTLKHAGALYQTMYLVATAMGLAGCGLGSGDADAAARAFGLDYLKESSVGEFILGSAPPQLPAPVSGDGALDWRAGNDPGWQAEALAARRR from the coding sequence ATGACCACGCTCGAACGCACCGCCGAACACACCGTCACCTTCCGCCGCGACGTGTCCGTGCTGACCAAGGACGACCAGGTCCTGCTCGGCCTGGCCGACCGTGCGGGTTACCGCCTGCGCGGCGTCAGCGCCCCGATGCTGGCGGCCCTGGAGCAGGTCCGCGCCGGGCTGCACACCGAGGACGAGCTGGCCGCCGAGCACCCGCAGTCGCCGGTCGCGACCGTGCTGACGAAGGTGGAACCCTTCCTGGCCACGGGTTTCCGCCTGCGCGGCGAGCGCGTGGCCGTGCTGGAGCGCACCGGCGTGACCGGGCTGCGGCCCGAGCTGCCGGAGCTGGCCGGCGCGTGGCTGCGGCTGGGTAAGTTCAGCCTTCTGCGCCGTCGCGGCGGGGAGCTGGTGGTGGAGTCGCCGCTGAGCAAGTACCGCGCGGTGCTGCTCGACGCGGCGCTGGCCGGAGCCGTGGCCGCGCTCGCCGTGGCGCAGCCTTCGTCGGAAGTGGACACCGAGTGGTGGCCCGTGGTGGCCGCGCTGGCGGGCGCGGGCTTCCTCGACGTCGGAGCCGACGGCGAGTTCCCCGTGGACTCCGACGACGTGCTGCGCCAGTGGGATGTGCACGACCTGTACTTCCACAGCCGCAGCCGCATCGGTCGCACCGACGAGGCGTTCGGCGGCCGGTTCCCCTACGTCGGCGAGATCGAGCCCCTGCCCGCGGTGGCGCCCGCGCCGGACGGACCGCGCACGGAGCTGTTCCGCCCGTCCTTCGACGCCGTGCGTGCCGCTGACCAGGGGCTGCAGGAAACGATCGAGGCCCGCCAGTCCATCCGCGCCTACGGCGAGGAGCCCATCACCGCCGAGCAGCTGGGCGAGTTCCTCTACCGCACGGCGCGCGTGCGCGGCACCTACGGCCCGCGGCCCGAGGCGCGGATGCCGTACGAGGGTTCGAGCCGCCCGTATCCCTGCGGTGGCGCGGGGTACGAGCTCGAGCTGTACGTCACCGTCCGCCGGTGCAAGGGGCTGGAGCCCGGCATCTACCACTACGACGCCGGCGATCACGTGCTGCGGCTGATCAACACCGAGGCCGAAGCGCGCGACGAGCTGCTTCGCGTGGCGACGCTGTCGACCGGCGGCCAGGCTGTGCCCGACGTGCTGGTCACCATGACGTCGCGCTTTCAGCGACTCGCGTGGAAGTACCAGTCGATCGCGTACGCGGTGACGCTCAAGCACGCCGGCGCGCTGTACCAGACCATGTACCTGGTGGCGACCGCGATGGGCCTGGCCGGCTGCGGGCTGGGGAGCGGCGACGCCGACGCGGCGGCGCGCGCGTTCGGCCTGGACTACCTGAAGGAGTCCTCGGTCGGCGAGTTCATCCTGGGCAGTGCCCCGCCCCAGCTGCCCGCCCCGGTGAGCGGCGACGGCGCGCTCGACTGGCGGGCCGGCAACGACCCGGGCTGGCAGGCCGAGGCACTCGCCGCGCGGAGGCGGTGA
- a CDS encoding TOMM precursor leader peptide-binding protein, translated as MTKSINRITRFNRSLRVLTVPGDAVYLTSERTTQTRLAGALVEQLAPLLVDGQHSRESIKQALAEADPARIDVALDRLRRSGYVVEVDPEVDPRVGGYWEASGVDGDDAVRRLSGADVRVLTAGDVDAAGFTEALTALGTGVTTDPEAPAGFTVVLTDDYLRPELAEWGTKFHAAGTPWLPVKPVGSMIWVGPVFEPGVTGCYECLRVRLSNKNVLASYLRQRGVLDSPALVNSVTGTGVTRDLAHRLAALHVGKWLTGAFAAGRAAMPAPPGGVAAQYGTPWQSEVITLDTVSLTQEHHPFQRRPQCPLCGEPDLQADRMAAPVRLEPRPRMASSDGGYRSSPPEQFVARYEHLISPVTGPISNLVKVPLEVEGLHTYTAGQNFAIPMANANDLRAGLRSCSAGKGMSDAQAKASAVGEAIERYSGLFHGDEARRTARLADLDPAEVVHPNALHLYSDDQFRDRKEWNSRPSHFHWVADDLDPQAEIEWSPVWSLTEQRTKLFPTSGLYFAYHNPKTPFQAGANSNGCAAGTSLEDAILQGFMELVERDTVAMWWYHRLRRPAIDLSTFDVPYFAQWQQRYDELERDTWVLDLTNDLGIPSVAAVSVRRDKPAQDILFALGAHFDVEVAIGRALSEMNQFLPAVIGMKADGSGSYAYNDPDQLHWWRNATVENQPYVLPAEGALRTRADFERYESADVREDVLRAERAVAERGMEMLVLDQTRVDIGLPVVRVLVPGMRHFWPRFAPGRLFDVPRELGWIDETPSEDDLNPIAMFL; from the coding sequence ATGACGAAGAGCATCAATCGGATCACGAGGTTCAACCGGTCGCTGCGCGTGCTGACCGTGCCCGGCGACGCGGTGTACCTCACGAGCGAGCGCACGACGCAGACCCGGCTGGCCGGTGCGCTCGTCGAGCAGCTGGCCCCGCTGCTGGTCGACGGGCAGCACAGCCGCGAAAGCATCAAGCAGGCGCTGGCGGAAGCCGACCCGGCGCGCATCGACGTGGCGCTGGACCGCTTGCGCCGCAGCGGATACGTCGTGGAGGTGGACCCCGAGGTCGACCCGCGCGTCGGCGGCTACTGGGAAGCGTCCGGTGTGGACGGTGACGACGCCGTGCGCCGACTGTCCGGTGCGGACGTGCGGGTGCTGACCGCCGGCGACGTCGACGCGGCCGGGTTCACCGAGGCCCTCACGGCGCTCGGCACCGGCGTCACGACGGATCCCGAGGCGCCGGCCGGGTTCACCGTCGTCCTCACCGACGACTACCTGCGCCCCGAGCTCGCCGAGTGGGGCACGAAGTTCCACGCGGCCGGCACGCCGTGGCTGCCGGTGAAGCCGGTCGGCAGCATGATCTGGGTCGGCCCGGTCTTCGAACCCGGCGTGACCGGCTGCTACGAATGCCTGCGCGTGCGGCTGTCCAACAAGAACGTGCTGGCCAGCTACCTGCGCCAGCGCGGCGTGCTCGACAGCCCGGCGCTGGTCAACTCCGTGACCGGCACCGGCGTCACGCGGGACCTGGCGCACCGCCTCGCCGCGCTGCACGTGGGCAAGTGGCTCACCGGCGCGTTCGCCGCGGGCCGGGCCGCGATGCCGGCGCCGCCGGGCGGAGTGGCCGCGCAGTACGGCACGCCGTGGCAGTCCGAGGTCATCACGCTCGACACGGTCAGCCTCACGCAGGAGCACCACCCGTTCCAGCGCCGGCCGCAGTGCCCGCTGTGCGGGGAGCCAGACCTGCAGGCCGACCGCATGGCGGCGCCGGTGCGGCTCGAGCCGCGCCCGCGCATGGCGAGCAGCGACGGTGGTTACCGCTCTAGCCCGCCGGAACAGTTCGTGGCGCGCTACGAGCACCTGATCAGCCCCGTCACAGGCCCCATCAGCAACCTCGTGAAGGTGCCGCTGGAGGTCGAGGGCCTGCACACCTACACCGCGGGCCAGAACTTCGCGATCCCCATGGCCAACGCCAACGACCTGCGTGCCGGCCTGCGCAGCTGCAGCGCGGGCAAGGGGATGAGCGACGCGCAGGCCAAGGCGTCGGCCGTCGGCGAGGCGATCGAGCGCTACTCGGGGCTGTTCCACGGCGACGAGGCCCGCCGCACCGCGCGGCTGGCCGACCTCGACCCGGCCGAGGTCGTCCACCCCAACGCGCTGCACCTCTACAGCGACGACCAGTTCCGCGACCGCAAGGAGTGGAACTCGCGCCCGTCGCACTTCCACTGGGTCGCCGACGACCTCGACCCGCAGGCCGAGATCGAGTGGTCACCGGTGTGGTCGCTGACCGAGCAGCGCACCAAGCTGTTCCCGACCTCAGGCTTGTATTTCGCTTACCACAACCCGAAAACCCCGTTCCAGGCCGGCGCGAACTCCAACGGCTGCGCGGCGGGCACGAGCCTCGAGGACGCGATCCTGCAGGGCTTCATGGAGCTGGTGGAGCGCGACACCGTGGCGATGTGGTGGTACCACCGCCTGCGCCGCCCGGCGATCGACCTGTCGACGTTCGACGTGCCGTACTTCGCGCAGTGGCAGCAGCGCTACGACGAGCTGGAGCGCGACACCTGGGTGCTGGATCTGACCAACGACCTGGGCATTCCTTCCGTGGCCGCGGTTTCCGTGCGCCGCGACAAGCCCGCGCAGGACATCCTGTTCGCCCTCGGCGCGCACTTCGACGTGGAGGTCGCGATCGGGCGGGCGCTGTCGGAGATGAACCAGTTCCTGCCCGCCGTGATCGGGATGAAGGCCGACGGTTCGGGTTCCTACGCCTACAACGACCCGGACCAGCTGCACTGGTGGCGCAACGCGACCGTGGAGAACCAGCCGTACGTGCTCCCGGCCGAAGGCGCCTTGCGCACCCGGGCCGACTTCGAGCGCTACGAAAGCGCCGACGTGCGCGAAGACGTGCTGCGCGCCGAGCGGGCCGTGGCCGAGCGCGGGATGGAAATGCTGGTGCTGGACCAGACGCGGGTGGACATCGGCCTGCCCGTGGTGCGCGTGCTGGTGCCGGGAATGCGGCATTTCTGGCCCCGCTTCGCGCCCGGCCGGCTCTTCGACGTGCCGCGCGAACTGGGCTGGATCGATGAAACGCCGTCCGAAGACGACCTCAACCCGATTGCGATGTTCCTATGA